One part of the Haliotis asinina isolate JCU_RB_2024 chromosome 2, JCU_Hal_asi_v2, whole genome shotgun sequence genome encodes these proteins:
- the LOC137272423 gene encoding 3-oxoacyl-[acyl-carrier-protein] reductase FabG-like, which yields MASFAGRVVLITGASAGLGEGTALHFAKNGAKLALTGRDKTRLDDVAKRCSNCGIPADDIRTHYGDLTDAAFRTATIEKTVAKFGRLDVLVNNAGLFFPGESMGMSESQFDQTMDLNMKVPFLLSQVAVPHLEKTQGNIVNISSVFGARATPTAGIYCISKAALDMFTQCLALELAPKKVRVNSVNPGAVPTPIFGREGSVLHGKDDEIQKLLEAQANATPLGRLGTPQDIAEAIGYLASDAASYVTGQILLVDGGRHCTLK from the exons ATGGCGAGTTTCGCAGGCCGAGTTGTACTTATTACGG GAGCTAGTGCCGGACTTGGGGAGGGAACAGCTTTGCATTTTGCAAAAAATGGAGCCAAACTCGCGTTAACGGGGCGAGATAAGACGAGACTGGACGATGTCGCCAAGCGATGCTCTAACTGCGGGATACCGGCTGATGAC ATTCGGACCCATTACGGTGACCTGACTGACGCGGCGTTCCGGACGGCCACTATTGAAAAGACGGTTGCCAAGTTTGGCAGACTCGACGTACTG GTAAACAACGCAGGTTTGTTCTTCCCCGGGGAGTCCATGGGGATGTCGGAGTCCCAGTTCGACCAGACGATGGACCTCAACATGAAGGTGCCCTTCCTCCTGTCACAGGTGGCAGTCCCCCACTTGGAGAAGACGCAAG GGAACATTGTAAACATTTCAAGTGTTTTCGGGGCTAGGGCG ACGCCGACGGCTGGAATCTACTGCATCAGCAAAgccgccctggacatgttcactCAGTGCCTGGCTTTGG AGCTCGCGCCCAAGAAAGTTCGGGTGAATTCTGTGAA CCCAGGCGCTGTGCCGACTCCGATATTCGGACGAGAAGGTTCTGTCCTCCACGGCAAAGACGACGAGATACAGAAG CTCCTGGAGGCACAAGCCAATGCCACGCCTCTCGGCAGACTGGGAACACCCCAAGACATTGCTGAAGCTATTGGCTACCTTGCCTCCGACGCTGCAAGTTACGTGACGGGACAGATCCTTTTAGTTGATGGAGGTCGACACTGTACCTTGAAGTGA